Proteins encoded in a region of the Oncorhynchus keta strain PuntledgeMale-10-30-2019 unplaced genomic scaffold, Oket_V2 Un_contig_5015_pilon_pilon, whole genome shotgun sequence genome:
- the cct2 gene encoding T-complex protein 1 subunit beta isoform X1, with amino-acid sequence MASLSMAPVNIFRQGADEEKAETARLSSFIGAIAIGDLVKSTLGPKGMDKILIGGGREGTVTVTNDGATILKAIGVDNPAAKVLVDMSKTQDDEVGDGTTSVTVLAAELLREAELLIAKKIHPQIIISGWRKATQAARQALKEAAVDHGNDQVKFQEDLLNISRTTLSSKLLTHHKDHFAKLAVEAVLRLKSSGNLEAIHVIKKLGGSLIDSYLDEGFLLDKKIGVNQPKRLENVNILISNTGMDTDKIKIFGSRVRVDSTAKVAEIEMAEKEKMKEKVERILKHGINCFINRQLIYNYPEQLFAAAGVMAIEHADFSGVERLALVTGGEITSTFDHPELVKLGHCKLIEEVMIGEDTLIHFSGVAMGEACTVVLRGATQQILDEAERSLHDALCVLAQTVKETRTVYGGGCSEMLMAKVVTDLALRTPGKEAVAMESFAKALRMLPTIIADNAGYDSADLVAQLRAAHQEGKTTMGLNMNQGTIGDMSEMGVTESFQVKRQVLLSAAEAAEMILRVDNIIKAAPR; translated from the exons ATG GCGTCCCTATCCATGGCCCCAGTGAACATCTTCAGACAAGGAGCTGACGAGGAGAAAGCTGAGACCGCCCGTCTG TCGTCCTTCATCGGTGCCATCGCCATTGGAGATCTGGTGAAGAGTACCTTGGGACCAAAAGGAATG GACAAGATCCTTATCGGAGGTGGCAGggagggaactgttacagtcaccAATGATGGGGCCACCATCCTCAAAGCCATCGGAGTGGACAACCCCGCTGCCAAAGTGTTGGTTG ACATGTCCAAGACCCAGGATGATGAGGTTGGAGATGGCACCACCTCTGTCACGGTATTGGCTGCTGAACTGCTCAGG GAAGCTGAGCTCCTCATCGCCAAGAAGATCCACCCCCAGATCATAATCTCTGGCTGGAGGAAGGCCACCCAGGCAGCCCGCCAGGCTCTGAAGGAGGCTGCTGTGGATCATGG TAACGACCAGGTGAAGTTCCAGGAGGACCTCCTGAACATCTCCCGCACCACCCTGTCGTCCAAGCTGCTGACCCACCACAAGGACCACTTTGCCAAGCTGGCTGTGGAGGCTGTGCTCCGGCTGAAGAGCTCCGGTAACCTGGAGGCCATCCACGTCATCAAGAAGCTCGGAGGCAGCCTCATCGACTCCTACCTGGACGAGG GCTTTCTGCTGGACAAGAAGATTGGTGTGAACCAGCCCAAGAGGCTGGAGAACGTCAACATCCTCATCTCCAACACTGGCATGGACACCGATAAGATCAAG ATCTTCGGCTCCAGAGTGCGTGTGGACTCCACGGCCAAGGTGGCGGAGATAGAGATGGCTGAGAAGGAGAAGATGAAGGAGAAGGTGGAACGGATCCTCAAGCACGGGATCAACTGCTTCatcaacag ACAGCTGATCTACAACTACCCAGAGCAGCTGTTTGCTGCGGCAGGCGTCATGGCCATAGAACACGCAGACTTCTCCGGAGTGGAGCGCCTGGCTCTCGTCACGGGGGGAGAGATCACGTCCACCTTCGACCACCCCGAGCTGGTGAAGTTGGGCCACTGCAAGCTGATCGAGGAGGTGATGATCGGCGAGGACACTCTGATCCACTTCTCAGGAGTGGCCATGG GTGAGGCGTGTACCGTGGTGCTGCGTGGAGCCACACAGCAGATCCTGGACGAGGCCGAGAGGTCTCTCCACGATGCCCTGTGTGTCCTGGCTCAGACCGTCAAGGAGACACGTACCGTCTACGGAGGAG GCTGCTCTGAGATGCTGATGGCCAAGGTGgtgacagacctggctctcaggaCACCGGGCAAAGAGGCTGTGGCCATGGAGTCCTTCGCCAAAGCTCTTCGGATGCTGCCCACCATCATCGCAGACAACGCCGGCTACGACAGCGCCGATCTGGTGgcccagctgagagctgctcacCAGGAGGGGAAAACCACCATGGGTCTGA ATATGAACCAGGGTACCATCGGTGACATGTCAGAGATGGGGGTGACGGAGAGCTTCCAGGTCAAGAGGCAGGTTCTGCTGTCTGCTGCCGAGGCTGCAGAGATGATCCTCCGTGTCGACAACATCATCAAGGCTGCGCCCAGGTGA
- the cct2 gene encoding T-complex protein 1 subunit beta isoform X2, whose amino-acid sequence MSKTQDDEVGDGTTSVTVLAAELLREAELLIAKKIHPQIIISGWRKATQAARQALKEAAVDHGNDQVKFQEDLLNISRTTLSSKLLTHHKDHFAKLAVEAVLRLKSSGNLEAIHVIKKLGGSLIDSYLDEGFLLDKKIGVNQPKRLENVNILISNTGMDTDKIKIFGSRVRVDSTAKVAEIEMAEKEKMKEKVERILKHGINCFINRQLIYNYPEQLFAAAGVMAIEHADFSGVERLALVTGGEITSTFDHPELVKLGHCKLIEEVMIGEDTLIHFSGVAMGEACTVVLRGATQQILDEAERSLHDALCVLAQTVKETRTVYGGGCSEMLMAKVVTDLALRTPGKEAVAMESFAKALRMLPTIIADNAGYDSADLVAQLRAAHQEGKTTMGLNMNQGTIGDMSEMGVTESFQVKRQVLLSAAEAAEMILRVDNIIKAAPR is encoded by the exons ATGTCCAAGACCCAGGATGATGAGGTTGGAGATGGCACCACCTCTGTCACGGTATTGGCTGCTGAACTGCTCAGG GAAGCTGAGCTCCTCATCGCCAAGAAGATCCACCCCCAGATCATAATCTCTGGCTGGAGGAAGGCCACCCAGGCAGCCCGCCAGGCTCTGAAGGAGGCTGCTGTGGATCATGG TAACGACCAGGTGAAGTTCCAGGAGGACCTCCTGAACATCTCCCGCACCACCCTGTCGTCCAAGCTGCTGACCCACCACAAGGACCACTTTGCCAAGCTGGCTGTGGAGGCTGTGCTCCGGCTGAAGAGCTCCGGTAACCTGGAGGCCATCCACGTCATCAAGAAGCTCGGAGGCAGCCTCATCGACTCCTACCTGGACGAGG GCTTTCTGCTGGACAAGAAGATTGGTGTGAACCAGCCCAAGAGGCTGGAGAACGTCAACATCCTCATCTCCAACACTGGCATGGACACCGATAAGATCAAG ATCTTCGGCTCCAGAGTGCGTGTGGACTCCACGGCCAAGGTGGCGGAGATAGAGATGGCTGAGAAGGAGAAGATGAAGGAGAAGGTGGAACGGATCCTCAAGCACGGGATCAACTGCTTCatcaacag ACAGCTGATCTACAACTACCCAGAGCAGCTGTTTGCTGCGGCAGGCGTCATGGCCATAGAACACGCAGACTTCTCCGGAGTGGAGCGCCTGGCTCTCGTCACGGGGGGAGAGATCACGTCCACCTTCGACCACCCCGAGCTGGTGAAGTTGGGCCACTGCAAGCTGATCGAGGAGGTGATGATCGGCGAGGACACTCTGATCCACTTCTCAGGAGTGGCCATGG GTGAGGCGTGTACCGTGGTGCTGCGTGGAGCCACACAGCAGATCCTGGACGAGGCCGAGAGGTCTCTCCACGATGCCCTGTGTGTCCTGGCTCAGACCGTCAAGGAGACACGTACCGTCTACGGAGGAG GCTGCTCTGAGATGCTGATGGCCAAGGTGgtgacagacctggctctcaggaCACCGGGCAAAGAGGCTGTGGCCATGGAGTCCTTCGCCAAAGCTCTTCGGATGCTGCCCACCATCATCGCAGACAACGCCGGCTACGACAGCGCCGATCTGGTGgcccagctgagagctgctcacCAGGAGGGGAAAACCACCATGGGTCTGA ATATGAACCAGGGTACCATCGGTGACATGTCAGAGATGGGGGTGACGGAGAGCTTCCAGGTCAAGAGGCAGGTTCTGCTGTCTGCTGCCGAGGCTGCAGAGATGATCCTCCGTGTCGACAACATCATCAAGGCTGCGCCCAGGTGA